One Opitutia bacterium DNA segment encodes these proteins:
- a CDS encoding cysteine synthase family protein: MNSPALSAPNATLPPLFALIGRTPLVPLHFPEAGVTLHAKAEFLNPSGSIKDRLAAHIILDARARGLLRPDSVILECTSGNTGIALAMVGTALGYRVKILMSETASVERRHLMRHFGAELQLFKADRGYITGIEISEEMAKNDPRIFLPRQFANPLNAQDHVDHTGREILAQLPGRIDAFVSGYGTGGTLNGCSRALRAAHPQLKVVAMEPAEAAMLSGESPCCHSIEGVAGGYLPPLLKDVQVDWPEKVSSPDALAMTRRLARDFGFLVGTSSGANVVAALRTAQKLGPGAQVVTILCDRAERYYSTKLFAETAAPSV, encoded by the coding sequence ATGAACTCCCCTGCCCTTTCCGCTCCGAACGCGACTCTGCCACCGCTGTTCGCCCTCATTGGCCGCACGCCGCTCGTGCCCCTGCATTTTCCGGAAGCGGGTGTCACGCTTCACGCCAAGGCGGAGTTCCTGAACCCCAGCGGCTCGATCAAGGACCGCCTCGCCGCCCACATCATCCTCGACGCCCGCGCGCGCGGCCTGCTCCGCCCCGACTCGGTCATCCTCGAATGCACCAGCGGCAACACCGGCATCGCGCTCGCGATGGTCGGCACCGCGCTCGGCTATCGCGTGAAAATCCTCATGAGCGAAACCGCGTCCGTCGAACGCCGCCACTTGATGCGGCATTTCGGCGCGGAGCTGCAGCTCTTCAAGGCCGACCGCGGCTACATCACCGGCATCGAGATCTCCGAGGAAATGGCGAAAAACGATCCGCGCATCTTCCTGCCGCGCCAGTTCGCCAACCCGCTCAACGCCCAGGACCACGTCGACCACACCGGCCGCGAAATCCTCGCGCAATTGCCCGGCCGCATCGACGCCTTCGTCAGCGGCTACGGCACCGGCGGCACGCTCAACGGCTGCAGCCGCGCCCTCCGTGCCGCGCACCCGCAACTCAAGGTCGTCGCGATGGAACCGGCCGAGGCCGCCATGCTCAGCGGCGAGTCGCCCTGCTGCCACAGCATCGAAGGCGTCGCCGGCGGCTACCTCCCGCCGCTCCTGAAGGATGTCCAGGTCGACTGGCCGGAAAAAGTCTCGAGCCCCGATGCACTGGCGATGACCCGCCGGCTGGCCCGCGATTTCGGCTTCCTCGTCGGCACCTCGTCCGGCGCCAACGTCGTCGCCGCGCTCCGCACCGCCCAAAAGCTCGGCCCCGGCGCCCAAGTGGTCACGATCCTCTGCGACCGCGCCGAGCGCTACTACTCCACGAAACTCTTCGCGGAAACCGCCGCGCCGTCCGTCTAA
- a CDS encoding ABC transporter ATP-binding protein, with amino-acid sequence MKPPKPAPAADFLVLRRQDDDENDEQFKPLEWGLIRRLWTYTRVQRAKRNWLVALTLARSAQLSLLTWTMAVIIGGPIARHESGTLLWAVAGYVLLALVTDLMFHYRQRFALELGEAVVNQLRAEIFQRVMSMPLSFFTRVKAGRIIGRVTSDVEAVRVGIQDVLFVSAVQAGQMLVAAALMIWTDWKMFLVVLALAPVIWIINRHFRTKLSLLSRAASESFSRVTATLAESVNGIRVTQGFARQETNAGLFRGLLADHARYNIALARTSAILTPLLELNSQFFISALLLLGGWRALHGDLAMDTLIKFFLLANTFFAPIQIIGNQYNQALVSMAGAERVFRLIDAKPDWEDAPEATALPDPRARKFKVASDKYQGEGPATADGGSDSCHLSLGPSPLPAPSAGLRVEFRDVVFGYDPARPVVQGLNFIAEPGQAVALVGHTGSGKSTIINLAAKFYLPTAGEVLLDGREVRTLTSHSLHQQMGLVQQQNFLFSGTVAENIRLGKPDAGDAEVTEALRRLDCLDLIEALPGGIHAQVGEKGSALSLGQRQLVCFARALLADPRMLIFDEATSAIDTLTEARLQKALVTLLRGRTSFIVAHRLSTIRQADLILVLDRGRIVERGTHAELLQRGGVYAKLHAQFVQTDDAG; translated from the coding sequence ATGAAACCGCCGAAGCCCGCGCCCGCCGCCGACTTCCTCGTGCTCCGGCGCCAGGATGACGACGAGAACGACGAGCAATTCAAGCCGCTCGAGTGGGGACTCATTCGCCGCCTCTGGACCTACACGCGCGTCCAGCGGGCCAAGCGCAACTGGCTCGTCGCCCTCACGCTCGCTCGCTCCGCGCAGCTCTCGCTGCTGACTTGGACGATGGCCGTGATCATCGGCGGACCGATCGCCCGGCACGAGAGCGGCACGCTGCTGTGGGCGGTCGCGGGCTACGTGCTGCTCGCGCTGGTGACCGACCTGATGTTCCACTACCGGCAACGCTTCGCGCTCGAACTCGGCGAGGCGGTCGTGAATCAGCTGCGCGCGGAGATTTTCCAACGCGTGATGTCGATGCCGCTGAGCTTCTTCACGCGCGTGAAGGCCGGCCGCATCATCGGTCGCGTGACGTCGGACGTCGAAGCGGTGCGCGTCGGCATTCAGGACGTGTTGTTCGTCTCCGCCGTGCAGGCCGGCCAGATGCTCGTCGCGGCGGCGCTGATGATTTGGACCGACTGGAAGATGTTCCTCGTCGTCCTCGCGCTCGCGCCGGTGATTTGGATCATCAACCGGCATTTCCGCACGAAGCTTTCGCTGCTCAGCCGCGCGGCGTCGGAGAGTTTCAGCCGCGTGACCGCGACGCTGGCCGAGTCGGTCAACGGCATCCGCGTCACGCAGGGCTTCGCGCGACAGGAGACGAACGCCGGCCTCTTTCGCGGCCTGCTCGCCGACCATGCGCGCTACAACATCGCGCTCGCCCGCACCTCGGCGATCCTCACGCCGCTGCTCGAGCTGAACTCGCAGTTCTTCATCTCGGCGCTGCTCCTGCTTGGCGGCTGGCGGGCGCTGCACGGCGACCTCGCGATGGACACGCTCATCAAGTTCTTCCTGCTCGCGAACACGTTCTTCGCGCCGATCCAGATCATCGGCAACCAATACAACCAGGCGCTCGTGTCGATGGCCGGCGCGGAGCGCGTCTTCCGGCTGATCGACGCGAAGCCGGATTGGGAGGACGCGCCGGAGGCGACGGCGCTGCCCGACCCGCGGGCGAGAAAGTTCAAAGTAGCAAGTGACAAGTATCAAGGGGAAGGCCCCGCCACGGCGGACGGTGGTTCGGATTCCTGTCACTTGTCCCTTGGCCCTTCTCCCTTGCCGGCGCCCAGCGCCGGTTTGCGCGTGGAGTTTCGCGACGTGGTCTTCGGTTACGACCCGGCGCGGCCTGTCGTGCAGGGTTTGAATTTCATCGCCGAACCCGGACAGGCCGTGGCGCTGGTCGGCCACACGGGCAGCGGCAAGAGCACGATCATCAACCTCGCGGCGAAATTCTACCTCCCGACCGCGGGCGAGGTGCTCCTCGACGGCCGCGAGGTTCGCACGCTCACCAGCCACTCGCTGCACCAGCAAATGGGCCTTGTGCAGCAGCAGAATTTTCTCTTCAGCGGCACCGTCGCCGAGAACATCCGCCTCGGCAAACCCGACGCCGGCGATGCCGAAGTGACCGAAGCGCTGCGCCGGCTCGATTGCCTCGATCTCATCGAAGCTTTGCCCGGTGGCATCCACGCGCAGGTCGGCGAAAAAGGCTCCGCGCTCTCACTTGGACAGCGCCAACTGGTGTGCTTCGCCCGCGCGCTGCTGGCCGACCCGCGCATGCTGATCTTCGACGAAGCGACGAGCGCGATCGATACGCTCACCGAGGCGCGGCTGCAAAAGGCGCTCGTCACGCTGTTGCGCGGGCGGACGAGTTTCATCGTGGCGCATCGGCTCAGCACGATCCGGCAGGCCGATCTCATCCTCGTGCTAGACCGCGGGCGCATCGTGGAGCGCGGCACGCACGCGGAGTTGCTCCAGCGCGGCGGCGTCTACGCGAAGCTGCACGCGCAGTTCGTGCAGACAGACGACGCGGGGTGA
- a CDS encoding thioredoxin family protein, with translation MMTLRRFLSAALGACLAFAVLAPVEAKPVRNGAVVAELVSPDASIQPGQPFWVALKLTHDEHWHSYWINAGTGYPTSITWTLPAGFTAGPIVWPTPHTVKDTAGKITGNGYEGTIFLFTQITPPANLAPDTTVSLKAAAEWLMCKDSCMPGDAQVELARPVKAAKPEPDMTIARAFNNALATVPAKASEWAFTAQRDGAKITLRITPRADGNTHAFSELHYFDEAGVVDYAVPQTVKKEGRTFVLEMAASSDAAADAPGLKGVLTATNGFGGTYASHGALIDEPFVVKEPIKATAKTDTAAATGPKSGGSPTPPAGSAGAASAPASLLGTLFLAFVGGLILNLMPCVFPVLGIKIMGFVNQSGSDKRKVVQHGVVFALGVLVSFWTLAGVLLALRSGGAQLGWGFQLQSPAFVFGMAAFLLIFALNMSGLFEVGLSATGAGANLQSKDGLAGSFFTGALATLVATPCSAPFLAPALGAALTLSAIESLAVFTAIAVGLALPYLLLSIFPQAIKVLPKPGAWMETFKQFMAFPLYATVGWLLWVLAGQTAGDDYALLNIAFGFVLVAMAAWAYGRFGQTYGKPTRQFLGKLAAVALFVGGMWLGWPKDASAAPAAGADGKPAYAVTWEKWSPEAIAAAQKAGKFVYVDFTARWCATCQTNKATVFHNDEVLAEFGKKNVVLLRGDWTNKDPLITAELARWSRSAVPFNLIYAPGKSEPVVLPELLTPSIVLGKLAEAAR, from the coding sequence ATGATGACCCTCCGCCGTTTTCTGTCCGCCGCGCTCGGCGCCTGCCTCGCCTTCGCCGTCCTCGCCCCCGTGGAGGCCAAGCCCGTCCGCAACGGCGCCGTGGTCGCCGAACTCGTGTCGCCCGACGCCTCGATCCAGCCCGGCCAGCCGTTCTGGGTGGCGCTGAAGCTCACGCACGACGAGCACTGGCACAGCTACTGGATCAACGCCGGCACCGGCTACCCGACCTCGATCACCTGGACGCTGCCCGCCGGATTCACCGCCGGCCCGATCGTCTGGCCGACGCCGCACACCGTGAAGGACACCGCCGGCAAGATCACCGGCAATGGCTACGAGGGCACGATCTTCCTGTTCACGCAGATCACTCCGCCCGCCAATCTCGCGCCGGACACCACCGTCTCGCTCAAGGCCGCCGCCGAGTGGCTCATGTGCAAGGACTCCTGCATGCCCGGCGATGCCCAGGTCGAACTCGCGCGCCCGGTGAAGGCCGCGAAGCCCGAACCCGACATGACGATCGCGCGCGCCTTCAACAACGCGCTCGCCACCGTCCCCGCTAAGGCAAGCGAGTGGGCGTTTACCGCCCAGCGCGACGGCGCGAAGATCACCTTGCGCATCACTCCGCGCGCCGACGGCAACACACACGCGTTTTCCGAACTTCACTACTTCGACGAGGCCGGCGTGGTCGACTACGCCGTCCCGCAGACCGTGAAGAAGGAAGGCCGCACCTTCGTCCTCGAGATGGCCGCGTCGTCCGACGCCGCCGCTGACGCGCCCGGCCTGAAAGGCGTGCTCACCGCCACCAACGGCTTCGGCGGCACCTACGCCTCGCATGGCGCGCTCATCGACGAGCCGTTCGTCGTTAAGGAACCGATCAAAGCCACCGCCAAGACCGACACCGCCGCCGCGACCGGTCCGAAATCGGGTGGCAGCCCCACGCCGCCCGCCGGCTCCGCAGGCGCCGCTTCCGCGCCCGCCTCGCTCCTCGGCACGCTCTTCCTCGCCTTCGTCGGCGGCCTGATCCTCAACCTCATGCCCTGCGTGTTCCCCGTGCTCGGCATCAAGATCATGGGCTTCGTCAACCAGTCCGGCAGCGACAAGCGCAAGGTCGTGCAACACGGCGTCGTCTTCGCGCTCGGCGTGCTCGTCTCCTTCTGGACGCTCGCCGGCGTGCTGCTCGCGCTCCGCTCCGGCGGCGCGCAACTCGGCTGGGGCTTCCAGCTCCAATCGCCCGCGTTCGTCTTCGGCATGGCGGCGTTCCTCCTGATTTTCGCCCTCAACATGAGCGGGCTGTTCGAGGTCGGCCTCTCCGCCACCGGCGCCGGCGCGAATCTCCAATCGAAGGACGGCCTCGCCGGCTCGTTCTTCACCGGCGCGCTCGCCACGCTCGTCGCCACGCCCTGCAGCGCCCCGTTCCTCGCGCCCGCCCTCGGCGCCGCGCTCACGCTCTCCGCCATCGAGTCGCTCGCCGTGTTCACCGCCATCGCCGTCGGTCTCGCGCTGCCGTATCTGCTGCTCTCGATTTTCCCGCAGGCCATCAAGGTCCTGCCGAAGCCCGGCGCGTGGATGGAAACCTTCAAGCAGTTCATGGCCTTCCCGCTCTACGCGACGGTCGGTTGGCTGCTCTGGGTGCTCGCGGGCCAGACCGCCGGCGACGACTACGCGCTGCTGAACATCGCGTTCGGCTTCGTGCTCGTCGCGATGGCCGCGTGGGCCTACGGTCGCTTTGGCCAGACCTACGGCAAGCCGACGCGCCAATTCCTCGGCAAGCTCGCCGCCGTCGCGCTGTTTGTCGGCGGCATGTGGCTCGGCTGGCCGAAGGACGCGAGTGCCGCGCCCGCCGCGGGTGCCGACGGCAAGCCGGCTTATGCCGTCACTTGGGAAAAATGGAGCCCCGAGGCGATCGCCGCCGCGCAGAAGGCGGGCAAGTTCGTCTACGTCGACTTCACCGCCCGTTGGTGCGCCACGTGCCAGACGAACAAGGCCACGGTTTTCCACAACGACGAGGTGCTCGCCGAATTCGGCAAGAAGAACGTCGTGCTGCTCCGCGGCGACTGGACGAACAAGGACCCGCTCATCACCGCCGAACTCGCTCGCTGGAGCCGCTCCGCCGTGCCGTTCAACCTGATCTACGCGCCGGGCAAGTCTGAGCCGGTCGTGCTGCCGGAGTTGCTCACGCCCTCGATCGTCCTCGGCAAACTCGCCGAAGCCGCGCGCTGA
- a CDS encoding DMT family transporter has translation MLLLLAALCWSLGGVLLKSVNWPPLAVGGGRGLVAAVFLLLVVGHRKPFRWGWLPLVTAVAYTACTLLFAAATKLTTAANAILIQYTAPAYVALLGAWLLKERPTRYDWLTIAVVFVGLAIFLYDGLRLNDVAGILLAIGSGVAFSVMIVLLRLQKDGSPIGSIILGNFFAFLCGLPSILGAPLPDTQSWIALLLLGVVQLGVAYLIYTKAIKHVTALEAVLIPVIEPILNPIWVMLVLGEKPSALALFGGAIVIGAVTWRAVYSIRQPPPAVLPG, from the coding sequence ATGTTGCTGCTGCTCGCCGCGCTCTGCTGGAGCCTCGGCGGCGTGCTGCTGAAGTCCGTCAACTGGCCGCCGCTCGCGGTCGGCGGCGGGCGCGGGCTCGTCGCGGCGGTCTTCCTGCTCCTCGTGGTTGGCCACCGGAAACCGTTTCGTTGGGGCTGGCTGCCGCTCGTCACCGCCGTCGCCTATACCGCCTGCACCCTGCTGTTCGCCGCCGCGACCAAGCTCACCACCGCCGCGAACGCTATCCTGATCCAATATACCGCGCCGGCCTACGTCGCGTTGCTCGGTGCATGGCTGCTCAAGGAACGGCCGACGCGCTACGATTGGCTGACGATCGCCGTCGTGTTCGTCGGGCTGGCGATCTTCCTCTACGATGGCCTGCGCCTGAACGACGTGGCCGGCATCCTGCTCGCGATCGGGAGCGGCGTGGCCTTCTCGGTGATGATCGTGCTGCTGCGGCTGCAAAAGGACGGCTCGCCGATCGGCTCGATCATCCTCGGCAACTTCTTCGCCTTCCTCTGCGGCTTGCCCAGCATTCTCGGGGCGCCGTTGCCCGACACGCAGAGCTGGATCGCGCTGCTGCTCCTCGGCGTCGTGCAACTCGGCGTCGCCTACCTCATCTACACGAAGGCCATCAAGCACGTCACCGCGCTCGAAGCCGTCCTCATTCCCGTGATCGAACCGATCCTCAATCCCATCTGGGTCATGCTCGTGCTCGGCGAAAAACCCAGCGCTCTCGCCCTGTTCGGCGGCGCGATCGTGATCGGCGCCGTGACGTGGCGCGCGGTGTATTCGATCCGGCAGCCGCCGCCGGCGGTGCTGCCGGGTTGA
- a CDS encoding RNA polymerase sigma factor, producing the protein MSHDPQELSRWFAAEVQPHEAALRAWLRSQFPALPDVDDLVQESFARVLRARSRGEVRTPRALLFTTARHLAIDWARRRQIVSFEPITELGASPVYDDGPGVAESAAHRQELEILTHAIQSLPDRCRQVLTLRKIYGLSQKDIAAQLGISEHTVEVQVANGMRRCTEFLARHGLP; encoded by the coding sequence TTGAGCCACGATCCACAGGAGCTTTCGCGTTGGTTCGCCGCCGAGGTGCAGCCGCACGAGGCTGCGCTGCGGGCTTGGTTGCGCAGCCAGTTCCCCGCGCTGCCGGACGTCGACGACCTCGTGCAGGAGTCCTTCGCTCGCGTCCTCCGCGCCCGGTCGCGCGGCGAGGTGCGGACGCCCCGCGCGCTGCTCTTCACCACGGCGCGGCACCTCGCGATCGATTGGGCGCGCCGTCGCCAGATCGTTTCGTTCGAGCCGATAACGGAACTGGGCGCCTCGCCCGTCTACGACGATGGACCCGGTGTCGCCGAAAGCGCCGCCCACCGCCAGGAACTCGAAATTTTGACGCATGCCATCCAATCGCTGCCCGACCGCTGCCGCCAGGTGCTGACCTTGCGGAAGATCTACGGCTTGTCCCAAAAGGACATCGCGGCGCAGCTGGGGATCTCCGAGCACACGGTCGAGGTGCAGGTGGCCAACGGCATGCGTCGCTGCACCGAGTTTCTCGCCCGCCACGGTCTGCCCTGA
- a CDS encoding ABC transporter ATP-binding protein, giving the protein MPPTAESSPPTLGPSLSSGRVVRRLFGLAWHYRTPWLGVVAIQLVLLTLGVSGLSLTGVGIDYIRHVLQGTPVPSLPFGLPLPPWEPMAVLALIAGAILVLAGLRSLLNYTYALRVNHLTQQEIVPWLRGRVYDKLQQLSFRFFDENSTGSIINRVTGDVQAVRMFLDQVLVQSVIMLVSLGVYIVYMANLAPGLTLACLATTPLLWTLSAVFTRRMLPLYAKNRDLADDMVRALAESVQGAPVVKAFGREAENRADFLRRNTAVLDQQRAIFWRVSLFSPAVGFLTRVNIAVLLGYGGWLVIRGDLAFGTGLVVFAGLLEQFSGQVNNVAGIVNSMQNSLIGARRVFEILDAPVEIKSPADAVKPTRVRGHVRFEDVYFGYEPGRLVLHGIELDVQPGQCVAILGATGAGKSVLMSLLPRFYDPTAGRVTIDGTDVRRFDVQELRRNIGLVFQESFLFSHTVAANIAFGQPQATREQIERAARIASAHDFISALPQGYDTVLGESGNTLSGGQRQRLALARAILLEPAILLLDDPTAAIDPETEHEIFAALDRAIAGRTTFIVAHRLSTLRRADFIIVLENGRIVQRGTHEELMRQPGPYVRVADLQLVDSRALHDGEAKGGGK; this is encoded by the coding sequence ATGCCTCCGACTGCCGAATCATCGCCGCCGACGCTCGGCCCCTCGCTGAGCAGCGGGCGCGTTGTGCGACGCCTGTTCGGCCTCGCGTGGCACTATCGCACGCCGTGGCTCGGCGTCGTGGCTATCCAGCTGGTGTTGCTGACGCTCGGCGTGTCGGGCCTCAGTCTGACTGGCGTCGGCATCGACTACATCCGCCACGTGCTGCAAGGCACGCCGGTGCCGAGCCTGCCGTTTGGGCTGCCGCTGCCGCCGTGGGAACCGATGGCGGTGCTCGCGCTCATCGCCGGCGCGATCCTCGTGCTCGCCGGACTTCGCTCGCTGCTCAACTACACCTACGCCCTGCGCGTGAACCATCTCACGCAGCAGGAGATCGTCCCGTGGCTGCGCGGCCGCGTCTACGACAAGCTCCAGCAGCTCAGCTTCCGTTTCTTCGACGAGAATTCCACCGGCTCGATCATCAATCGCGTCACGGGCGACGTGCAGGCGGTGCGCATGTTCCTCGATCAGGTGTTGGTGCAAAGCGTGATCATGCTCGTGTCGCTCGGCGTCTACATCGTCTACATGGCGAATCTCGCGCCGGGTCTCACGCTCGCGTGCCTCGCGACCACGCCGCTGCTCTGGACGCTCTCGGCCGTGTTCACGCGCCGCATGCTGCCGCTCTACGCGAAGAACCGCGACCTCGCCGACGACATGGTGCGCGCGCTCGCCGAAAGCGTGCAGGGCGCGCCGGTGGTGAAAGCCTTCGGCCGCGAAGCGGAAAACCGTGCGGACTTCCTGCGACGCAACACCGCCGTGCTCGACCAGCAGCGCGCGATCTTCTGGCGCGTGAGCCTCTTCTCGCCGGCGGTCGGTTTCCTGACGCGCGTGAACATCGCCGTCCTGCTCGGCTACGGCGGCTGGCTCGTCATCCGCGGCGATCTCGCGTTCGGCACCGGCCTCGTCGTGTTCGCCGGCTTGCTCGAACAGTTTTCCGGTCAGGTGAACAACGTCGCGGGCATCGTGAACTCGATGCAGAACTCGCTCATCGGCGCGCGCCGCGTGTTCGAGATCCTCGACGCGCCGGTGGAAATCAAGTCGCCCGCCGACGCCGTGAAACCCACGCGCGTGCGCGGCCACGTGCGTTTCGAGGACGTCTATTTCGGCTACGAGCCCGGCCGCCTCGTGCTGCACGGCATCGAACTCGACGTGCAGCCGGGCCAATGCGTCGCGATCCTCGGTGCCACCGGCGCAGGCAAGAGCGTGCTGATGAGCCTGCTCCCGCGCTTCTACGATCCGACCGCCGGACGCGTCACGATCGACGGCACCGACGTGCGCCGCTTCGACGTGCAGGAACTGCGGCGCAACATCGGCCTCGTTTTCCAGGAGAGCTTTCTCTTCAGCCACACCGTGGCCGCCAACATCGCCTTCGGCCAGCCGCAGGCGACGCGCGAGCAGATCGAGCGTGCGGCGCGCATCGCGTCGGCGCACGACTTCATCAGCGCCTTGCCCCAAGGCTACGACACCGTGCTCGGCGAGAGCGGCAACACGCTCTCCGGCGGCCAGCGCCAGCGGCTCGCGCTCGCGCGCGCGATCCTGCTTGAGCCGGCGATCCTGTTGCTCGACGACCCGACAGCCGCGATCGACCCGGAGACGGAGCACGAGATCTTCGCCGCGCTCGACCGCGCCATCGCGGGGCGCACGACGTTCATCGTGGCGCACCGGCTCAGCACGCTGCGGCGCGCGGACTTCATCATCGTGCTCGAGAATGGCCGCATCGTGCAGCGAGGCACGCACGAGGAGTTGATGCGCCAGCCTGGCCCGTATGTGCGCGTGGCCGACCTGCAACTGGTCGACTCGCGCGCGTTGCACGACGGCGAGGCGAAGGGAGGCGGAAAATGA
- a CDS encoding alpha/beta fold hydrolase — MNMPRGILILLLLAMATSSSGMEKERECVVLLHGVGLSGWVMRPLERALTKAGYRVINLSYPSRSMPLEQIAGGFLPAELERHGALAAPRLHFVTHSMGSIVTRLYLRDRRPGNLGRVVMLGPPNHGSPAADRAGGSRSARAVMGVNMPRLGTGPDGVVRTLGPADYEVGIIAGTRLINPLFRGVMPRPHDGVVTVESAKLEGMRDFRAVPYSHTGMLWRRAVIDDVVAFLQAGRFQSPPTDKLSPNR; from the coding sequence GTGAACATGCCGCGCGGCATCCTCATTCTGTTGCTGCTCGCCATGGCCACCTCGTCGTCCGGCATGGAAAAGGAACGCGAGTGCGTCGTGTTGCTTCACGGCGTCGGCCTGTCGGGCTGGGTGATGCGTCCGCTCGAGCGCGCGCTCACGAAAGCCGGTTATCGCGTCATCAACCTCAGCTATCCCTCGCGAAGCATGCCGCTCGAGCAGATCGCGGGCGGGTTCCTGCCGGCGGAGTTGGAACGACACGGCGCGCTCGCCGCGCCACGACTGCACTTCGTCACGCACTCGATGGGCAGCATCGTCACGCGGCTCTATTTGCGCGATCGACGCCCGGGCAATCTCGGGCGCGTCGTCATGCTCGGCCCGCCGAACCACGGCAGCCCCGCGGCGGACCGCGCGGGCGGTAGTCGCTCGGCGCGCGCGGTCATGGGCGTGAACATGCCGCGCCTCGGCACGGGGCCCGACGGCGTCGTGCGCACGCTCGGTCCGGCCGACTACGAAGTCGGCATCATCGCCGGCACGCGGCTGATCAACCCACTTTTCCGCGGCGTGATGCCGCGTCCGCACGACGGCGTGGTCACGGTCGAATCGGCCAAGCTCGAAGGCATGCGGGACTTTCGCGCCGTGCCGTATTCGCACACCGGCATGCTCTGGCGGCGCGCCGTCATCGACGACGTCGTGGCCTTCCTCCAAGCCGGCCGGTTCCAGTCGCCGCCGACGGACAAACTGTCACCTAATAGGTGA